A section of the Cryobacterium soli genome encodes:
- a CDS encoding alpha/beta hydrolase has protein sequence MGELVWQEDLLGERFQQATLPLGSDGEGDVVATLVRHRPPPTDLVSPFAPAHGVDVLYVHGWSDYFFQTGLAEHWHRVGARFYALDLRKYGRSLRDHQTPGFVANLATYDADIDAALTAMGHGENAERPSRRRLVLMGHSTGGLTLSLWAARHPGRAHALVLNSPWLELQTGGAGRAFIAPLVQLGARVQPLGTLPQVDLGFYTRSVSADTGGEWSYNKLWRPMRGFPAHRAWLNAVLEGQAAVAGGLGIDVPILTLLSARSTILPRWSDQMRLTDSVLVVDDIARAAVRLGSSVTVARIEGALHDVVLSAEAPRAAAYSALTRWLRAYAP, from the coding sequence ATGGGGGAGCTCGTGTGGCAGGAGGATCTGCTGGGGGAGCGCTTCCAGCAGGCCACGCTGCCGCTCGGCAGCGACGGCGAGGGCGATGTGGTCGCCACGCTGGTACGGCACCGCCCGCCGCCGACGGACCTCGTCTCGCCGTTCGCCCCGGCGCACGGCGTCGATGTGCTGTACGTGCACGGATGGTCGGACTACTTCTTCCAGACCGGCCTCGCCGAACATTGGCACCGGGTGGGCGCCCGTTTCTATGCCCTTGACCTGCGCAAGTACGGGCGCAGCCTGCGCGACCACCAGACCCCCGGCTTCGTGGCCAATCTGGCCACCTATGACGCCGACATCGATGCAGCCCTCACCGCGATGGGCCACGGGGAGAATGCCGAGCGGCCGTCCCGCCGCCGCCTCGTGCTGATGGGCCATTCCACCGGCGGCCTCACGTTGAGCCTGTGGGCGGCCCGGCACCCCGGCCGGGCGCATGCCCTGGTCTTGAACAGTCCGTGGCTCGAGTTGCAGACCGGCGGTGCAGGTCGCGCTTTCATCGCGCCTCTCGTGCAGCTGGGCGCCCGGGTGCAGCCGCTGGGCACCCTGCCGCAGGTGGACCTGGGCTTCTACACTCGGTCGGTATCGGCCGACACCGGCGGCGAGTGGAGCTATAACAAGCTCTGGCGGCCGATGCGCGGCTTCCCGGCGCATCGCGCCTGGCTGAACGCGGTGCTCGAGGGCCAGGCAGCCGTGGCGGGCGGGTTGGGCATCGACGTGCCGATTCTCACGCTGCTCTCGGCGCGGTCGACGATCCTGCCGAGGTGGAGCGATCAGATGAGGCTGACCGACAGCGTGCTGGTGGTCGACGACATCGCCAGGGCAGCGGTGCGGCTGGGGTCCTCGGTCACTGTGGCGCGCATCGAGGGCGCCCTGCACGACGTCGTTCTCTCGGCTGAGGCACCCCGGGCGGCGGCGTACTCGGCGCTCACCCGGTGGCTGCGCGCCTACGCGCCCTAA
- a CDS encoding YajQ family cyclic di-GMP-binding protein: MADSTFDIVSKVDPMEVDNALNQAHKEVAQRYDFKNVGASIEMSGEKVLMKANTEERVKAILEVFESKLIKRGISLRSLDAGEPYASGKEYRIEASMKAGIDQENAKKINKIIRDEGPKGVKSQIQGDELRVSSKSRDDLQSTMALLKGKDLDVALQFVNFR, translated from the coding sequence ATGGCAGATTCAACGTTCGACATCGTCAGCAAGGTCGACCCCATGGAGGTCGACAACGCGCTCAACCAGGCTCACAAAGAGGTGGCTCAGCGCTACGACTTCAAGAACGTGGGCGCATCCATCGAGATGAGCGGCGAGAAGGTGCTCATGAAGGCCAACACCGAGGAGCGCGTCAAGGCGATCCTCGAGGTGTTCGAGTCGAAGTTGATCAAGCGCGGCATCTCACTGCGCAGCCTCGACGCCGGCGAGCCGTACGCGTCGGGCAAGGAGTACCGCATCGAGGCCAGCATGAAGGCCGGCATCGACCAGGAGAACGCGAAGAAGATCAACAAGATCATCCGCGACGAGGGGCCCAAGGGCGTCAAGAGCCAGATCCAGGGCGACGAGCTGCGGGTCTCCTCGAAGAGCCGCGACGACCTGCAGTCCACGATGGCCCTGCTCAAGGGCAAGGACCTCGACGTGGCCCTCCAGTTCGTCAACTTCCGCTAG
- a CDS encoding glycoside hydrolase family 13 protein, producing MTGTEWWRTAVIYQIYPRSFADANGDGMGDLAGIRSRLPQLAELGVDAIWLSPFYRSPQRDAGYDVSDYCDVDPLFGTLADYDAMQDAAHALGIRVIVDIVPNHSSSDHPWFQAALAAGPGSEERGHYIFRDGRGENGELPPNNWESVFGGNAWTRTVNPDGTPGQWYLHLFDTTQPDFDWDNEWVRTQFRDVLRFWLDRGVDGFRVDVAHGMIKAKGLPDYTPPVDGGSMGGATSLEPGVVAEEVAGAPYWAQDGVHDIYRDWRLVLDEYEGDRILAAEAWVDPLDRVAQWVRSDEMHQAFNFAYLETPWEAAPLKRVIDDSLAAFSAVGAPSTWVLSNHDVVRHASRLALTADNLQGHGIGPNTVGLPDTQVGLRRARAASALMLSLPGSSYIYQGEELGLPEVIHLPDSSREDPTWFRTNGERYGRDGCRVPIPWEAASPSYGFGPSPASWLPQPAEWATLARDAQEGVEGSTLELYTLALKLRREHGLGLGSVEWLPSPSDSVLVFRNGNVIVVANTGDQPVELPDGTLLLSSELLEGRTLPGDTTAWLQA from the coding sequence ATGACAGGCACAGAGTGGTGGCGTACCGCCGTTATCTATCAGATCTACCCACGGTCGTTCGCTGACGCGAACGGCGACGGCATGGGCGACCTCGCGGGCATCCGTTCCCGCCTGCCCCAGCTGGCCGAGCTCGGGGTGGATGCCATCTGGCTCTCGCCGTTCTACCGGTCGCCGCAGCGCGACGCGGGCTACGACGTCTCGGACTACTGCGACGTCGATCCGCTCTTCGGCACCCTCGCCGATTACGACGCCATGCAGGATGCCGCGCACGCGCTGGGCATCCGGGTGATCGTGGACATCGTGCCCAACCACTCCTCCAGCGACCACCCCTGGTTCCAGGCCGCCCTGGCCGCCGGGCCGGGCAGCGAGGAGCGCGGGCACTACATCTTCCGCGACGGCCGCGGCGAGAACGGCGAACTCCCGCCGAACAACTGGGAGTCTGTCTTCGGCGGCAACGCCTGGACCCGCACCGTGAACCCCGACGGCACGCCCGGCCAGTGGTACCTGCACCTCTTCGACACCACCCAGCCCGACTTCGACTGGGACAACGAGTGGGTGCGCACCCAGTTCCGGGACGTGCTGCGCTTCTGGCTCGACCGCGGCGTCGACGGCTTCCGGGTGGACGTGGCCCACGGCATGATCAAGGCCAAGGGTCTGCCCGACTACACCCCGCCGGTCGACGGCGGCAGCATGGGCGGGGCCACCTCGCTCGAGCCCGGCGTCGTGGCCGAGGAAGTGGCCGGCGCGCCCTACTGGGCGCAGGACGGCGTGCACGACATCTACCGCGACTGGCGCCTGGTACTCGACGAGTACGAGGGCGACCGGATCCTCGCCGCCGAGGCCTGGGTCGACCCGCTCGACCGGGTGGCCCAGTGGGTGCGCTCCGACGAGATGCACCAGGCCTTCAACTTCGCCTACCTCGAGACCCCGTGGGAGGCCGCTCCGCTGAAGCGCGTGATCGACGACTCCCTGGCCGCGTTCAGCGCCGTGGGCGCCCCGAGCACCTGGGTGCTCTCCAACCACGACGTCGTGCGCCACGCGTCCCGGCTGGCCCTGACCGCGGACAACCTGCAGGGTCACGGCATCGGACCGAACACCGTCGGGCTGCCCGACACCCAGGTGGGCCTGCGCCGGGCCCGCGCCGCATCCGCCTTGATGCTGTCGCTGCCCGGGTCGAGCTACATCTATCAGGGCGAGGAACTCGGTCTGCCCGAGGTCATCCACCTGCCCGACTCCTCCCGCGAGGACCCCACCTGGTTCCGCACCAACGGGGAGCGCTACGGCCGCGACGGCTGTCGCGTGCCGATCCCGTGGGAGGCCGCCTCTCCGTCGTACGGCTTCGGCCCCAGCCCGGCCAGCTGGCTCCCCCAGCCGGCCGAATGGGCCACCCTGGCCCGGGATGCACAGGAGGGCGTCGAGGGATCGACGCTGGAGCTCTACACGCTCGCGCTCAAGCTGCGCCGGGAGCACGGTCTCGGGCTCGGTTCGGTGGAGTGGCTGCCGTCACCCAGCGACAGTGTGCTCGTATTCCGCAACGGGAATGTCATTGTGGTGGCCAACACCGGCGACCAGCCCGTGGAGCTGCCCGACGGCACCCTACTGCTCAGCAGCGAGCTCCTCGAAGGACGCACCCTCCCCGGCGACACCACCGCCTGGCTGCAGGCCTGA
- a CDS encoding ABC transporter permease subunit: MMTTPGTGHDRAQIVAAKRQRQASRIAEAASAGIKVLLVKVLVLGIVDAISVYALFVLFAKQDWLVFGLVLVVTVAVNWIYFRVKGLPAKYLTPGLIFLLIFQIFVVGYSGYIAFTNYGTGHNSTKDDAVSSLILSAQERVPDSPTYALTVLEQAGVYSFLVTDPDGDISVGNADSPLKTVTDAETDGSGQAVGLPGYSTLNFADIVANQEAIAAVAVPLSDDPNDGSLRTPDGSAAYLYLSDLVYDEAAGTMTNTGTGVVYTEDPSQGSFVAADGSELQPGWKVEVGLANFAKAFGTDSIRGPLISVTLWTFAFAFLSVATTFALGLFLAIVFNDLRMRGRNVYRVVMILPYAFPAFLSALVWAGMLNPQFGFINQVLFGGAEIPWLTNEWLAKFSIIFVNLWLGFPYMFLVCTGALQSIPGELQEAATVDGAKPWQVFRLIKLPLLLVSVSPLLIASFAFNFNNFNLIYMLTNGGPRDVTAGVNVGATDILISMVYKVAFVGASRDYGLASAFSILIFVLVALVSIISFRQTKALEELN, encoded by the coding sequence ATGATGACTACCCCCGGAACCGGGCACGACCGGGCCCAGATCGTCGCCGCCAAGAGGCAGCGGCAGGCGAGCCGCATCGCGGAGGCCGCATCCGCCGGCATCAAGGTGCTGCTGGTCAAGGTGCTGGTGCTGGGCATCGTCGACGCGATCAGCGTCTACGCCCTCTTCGTGCTGTTCGCCAAGCAGGACTGGTTGGTCTTCGGCCTGGTTCTCGTCGTTACCGTGGCGGTCAACTGGATCTACTTCCGGGTCAAAGGCCTGCCGGCCAAGTACCTCACCCCCGGCCTGATCTTCCTGCTCATCTTCCAGATCTTCGTGGTGGGGTACTCCGGCTACATCGCCTTCACCAACTACGGCACCGGACACAACAGCACCAAGGACGATGCGGTCTCCTCGCTCATCCTGTCGGCGCAGGAGCGCGTGCCCGATTCGCCCACCTACGCCCTCACTGTGCTCGAACAGGCCGGCGTCTACAGCTTCCTGGTCACCGATCCCGACGGCGACATCAGCGTCGGCAACGCCGACTCCCCGCTGAAGACCGTGACGGATGCCGAAACGGACGGCTCCGGCCAGGCCGTGGGCCTGCCCGGCTACAGCACCCTCAACTTCGCCGACATCGTGGCCAACCAGGAGGCCATCGCGGCCGTGGCCGTGCCCCTCTCCGACGACCCGAACGACGGAAGCCTGCGCACCCCGGACGGCTCCGCCGCCTACCTCTACCTCTCCGACCTCGTCTACGACGAGGCAGCCGGCACGATGACGAACACCGGCACCGGGGTGGTCTACACCGAGGACCCGTCGCAGGGTTCCTTCGTCGCCGCCGACGGCAGCGAACTCCAGCCCGGCTGGAAGGTGGAAGTGGGCCTGGCCAACTTCGCCAAGGCCTTCGGCACCGACTCCATCCGCGGCCCGCTGATCAGCGTCACGCTGTGGACGTTCGCCTTCGCCTTCCTCTCGGTGGCCACGACGTTCGCGCTGGGCCTGTTCCTGGCCATCGTCTTCAACGATCTCCGGATGCGCGGCCGCAACGTCTACCGCGTCGTGATGATCCTGCCCTATGCCTTCCCCGCGTTCCTCTCCGCCCTGGTCTGGGCCGGCATGCTCAATCCGCAGTTCGGCTTCATCAACCAGGTGCTCTTCGGCGGCGCGGAGATCCCGTGGCTCACCAACGAATGGCTGGCCAAGTTCAGCATCATCTTCGTGAACCTCTGGCTGGGATTCCCCTATATGTTCCTCGTCTGCACGGGCGCGCTGCAGTCGATCCCCGGCGAGCTGCAGGAGGCCGCCACGGTCGACGGCGCGAAGCCCTGGCAGGTGTTCCGGCTGATCAAACTGCCGCTCCTGCTGGTGTCGGTGTCGCCGCTGTTGATCGCCTCGTTCGCGTTCAACTTCAACAACTTCAACCTCATCTACATGCTCACCAACGGCGGGCCTCGCGACGTCACGGCCGGGGTGAACGTCGGCGCCACCGACATCCTCATCTCGATGGTCTACAAGGTCGCCTTCGTCGGCGCCAGCCGGGACTACGGGCTGGCGAGCGCCTTCTCCATCCTGATCTTCGTGCTCGTGGCCCTCGTGTCGATCATCAGCTTCAGACAGACCAAGGCACTAGAGGAGTTGAACTGA
- a CDS encoding M23 family metallopeptidase: MSPFPAPSNAPQRALTRREQRELERRLAEDAAPVADAPAAGHHSTDFVAAPAAELTPEVLLVVEAELNEPHVESVVVREADLALPAEPAYEQLPTDVSPNTTTTSIPLPSRAALRAQLRAAQAMDEATPAVTAAPAAQAPLESPEAERVLPEFVPRTRALPAPAKRIPVSTRSGHHRMRMLAARSGSIVAMTFVALMAVATSIPADALLSSSDVQAAAHQALKPADGGPAQVLNLASGSDTITVEQDSFESKSIAEVAAASGIRLEDAFTNNPNGTIQWPFAVGVHVGDQFGYRNCAGCSVNHGGQDFNPGLGAPIQSIADGVVSYTEDGEGSLGVHMVIDHMINGELVSSVYAHMIHGSMLLKTGDVVKVGQVIGKVGSTGMSTGPHLHFEIRLGGISGTKVDPLVWLRANTN; encoded by the coding sequence TTGTCGCCGTTCCCGGCCCCGTCGAACGCCCCACAGCGGGCGTTGACCCGCCGTGAACAGCGTGAACTCGAGCGCCGGCTCGCCGAAGACGCCGCCCCCGTAGCGGACGCGCCGGCCGCAGGCCACCATTCCACCGACTTTGTTGCCGCCCCCGCCGCAGAGCTCACGCCCGAGGTGCTTCTCGTAGTGGAAGCCGAGCTGAATGAGCCGCATGTCGAGTCCGTCGTCGTGCGCGAAGCGGATCTCGCCCTGCCCGCTGAGCCGGCCTACGAGCAGCTTCCCACCGACGTGTCGCCGAACACCACGACGACCTCGATCCCACTGCCCTCCCGGGCGGCCCTGCGCGCCCAGCTGCGCGCCGCGCAGGCGATGGATGAGGCCACGCCCGCCGTGACCGCCGCTCCGGCCGCACAGGCGCCCCTGGAGTCGCCCGAGGCCGAGCGTGTGCTGCCTGAGTTCGTACCGCGCACCCGTGCGCTGCCGGCCCCGGCCAAGCGCATTCCGGTGTCCACGCGCTCCGGCCACCACCGCATGCGCATGCTCGCCGCCCGCAGCGGATCGATCGTCGCGATGACGTTCGTGGCTCTGATGGCCGTGGCCACCTCGATTCCCGCCGATGCCCTGCTGTCCTCCAGCGACGTGCAGGCCGCGGCACACCAGGCGCTGAAGCCCGCCGACGGCGGCCCTGCCCAGGTCCTCAACCTCGCCAGCGGCTCGGACACCATCACGGTGGAGCAGGACAGCTTCGAATCGAAGTCCATCGCCGAAGTCGCCGCGGCCAGCGGCATCCGCCTCGAGGATGCGTTCACCAACAACCCGAACGGCACCATTCAGTGGCCGTTCGCGGTGGGTGTGCACGTCGGCGACCAGTTCGGCTACCGCAATTGCGCCGGCTGCTCGGTCAACCACGGCGGCCAGGACTTCAACCCCGGCCTCGGTGCTCCCATCCAGTCGATCGCGGACGGCGTCGTCAGCTACACCGAAGACGGCGAAGGCAGCCTCGGCGTGCACATGGTCATCGACCACATGATCAACGGCGAACTGGTCTCCAGCGTCTACGCGCACATGATCCACGGCTCGATGCTGCTGAAGACCGGCGATGTCGTGAAGGTCGGCCAGGTCATCGGCAAGGTCGGCTCCACGGGAATGTCGACCGGCCCGCACCTGCACTTCGAGATCCGCCTCGGCGGCATCAGCGGCACCAAGGTGGACCCGCTGGTTTGGCTCCGCGCCAACACCAACTAG
- a CDS encoding GTP pyrophosphokinase family protein, translated as MTDLDAEWPTDLRALRTELTRFMMSYKFATDEMMTKVNILKEEFSAIHDYSPIEHVSHRLKSPEGILKKATRKGYPLHLEGIRENIQDIAGIRITCSFISDTYRVLEMLTSQQDITVLQVKDYIKNPKPNGYKSLHLIVAIPVFMSDRVQPVTVEVQIRTVAMDFWASLEHKIFYKYDGAVPTALVSELKQAADVAHRLDVDMERLHDQVVSLGTVTEPVAQRELQSAPNGAESMPFPLPRSLLEAFLAKAV; from the coding sequence GTGACGGACCTGGACGCCGAATGGCCGACCGACCTCCGAGCGCTCCGGACCGAGCTGACGCGCTTCATGATGTCGTACAAGTTCGCGACCGACGAGATGATGACCAAGGTCAACATCCTCAAGGAAGAGTTCAGTGCGATCCATGACTACAGCCCGATCGAGCACGTCAGCCACCGGCTGAAGTCCCCGGAAGGCATCCTCAAGAAGGCCACCCGCAAGGGCTACCCGCTGCACCTCGAGGGCATCCGGGAAAACATCCAGGACATCGCGGGCATCCGCATCACCTGCAGTTTCATCTCGGACACCTATCGGGTGCTGGAGATGCTGACCAGCCAGCAGGACATCACGGTTCTGCAGGTCAAGGACTACATCAAGAACCCGAAGCCGAACGGCTACAAGAGCCTGCACCTGATCGTGGCGATCCCGGTCTTCATGTCCGACCGGGTGCAGCCCGTGACCGTCGAGGTGCAGATCCGCACCGTGGCGATGGACTTCTGGGCCAGCCTCGAGCACAAGATCTTCTACAAGTACGACGGTGCCGTGCCGACAGCCCTCGTGAGCGAGCTCAAACAGGCCGCGGATGTGGCGCACCGGCTGGACGTGGACATGGAGCGCCTGCACGACCAGGTGGTGTCGCTGGGCACCGTCACCGAGCCGGTGGCGCAGCGCGAACTGCAGTCCGCACCGAACGGAGCCGAGAGCATGCCGTTCCCGTTGCCTCGCTCACTGCTCGAGGCGTTCCTGGCCAAGGCCGTCTGA
- a CDS encoding inositol monophosphatase family protein, with product MTTAATAELLALAQETATVAGELARRRRDEGVEIAASKSSPEDVVTLADRETEALIRGLLADARPDDGFYGEESTATTGTSGLTWVVDPIDGTVNYLYGIPFYGVSIAVVEGDADPATWTALAGAVRNPAIDELFSARAGHGAHLNGRRLQVGSGAPLSLALFGTGFSYDSARRTRQAQVLQGLIHEVRDVRRMGAASLDLCAVAAGRLDLYYERGLKPWDHAAGALVAAESGARVGAFGDDREGQSLLIAAAPDLYRAAEPLLTKLFEEFMADDDI from the coding sequence ATGACCACTGCAGCCACAGCCGAACTGCTCGCCCTCGCCCAGGAGACCGCCACGGTCGCCGGAGAGCTGGCCCGTCGGCGTCGCGACGAGGGCGTGGAGATCGCCGCGTCGAAGTCCTCCCCTGAGGACGTGGTGACCCTGGCCGACCGTGAGACCGAGGCCTTGATCCGCGGGTTGCTGGCGGACGCGCGACCCGACGACGGTTTCTACGGCGAGGAGTCCACCGCCACCACCGGTACCTCGGGCCTCACCTGGGTTGTGGACCCTATCGACGGTACCGTCAACTACCTCTACGGCATCCCCTTCTACGGCGTGAGCATCGCCGTGGTCGAGGGCGACGCCGACCCGGCCACCTGGACAGCCCTGGCCGGCGCGGTGCGCAACCCCGCCATCGACGAACTGTTCTCGGCACGCGCCGGCCACGGCGCTCATCTCAACGGCCGTCGCCTCCAGGTGGGCAGCGGAGCGCCGTTATCGCTGGCCCTGTTCGGAACGGGCTTCTCCTACGACTCCGCCCGGCGCACCCGCCAGGCGCAGGTGCTGCAGGGCCTCATCCACGAGGTACGCGACGTGCGCCGGATGGGCGCCGCCTCCCTCGATCTGTGCGCGGTGGCGGCCGGCCGGCTCGACCTCTACTACGAGCGCGGACTGAAGCCGTGGGACCACGCCGCCGGCGCCCTCGTCGCCGCAGAGTCCGGCGCCCGGGTCGGAGCATTCGGCGACGACCGTGAAGGCCAGAGCCTTCTCATCGCGGCCGCCCCCGATCTCTACCGCGCGGCCGAGCCGCTGCTGACGAAACTTTTCGAAGAATTTATGGCCGACGACGACATATGA
- a CDS encoding sugar ABC transporter substrate-binding protein, with the protein MMVKKNGLLAAGAIAVAASLALAGCSAGSDSSGAASDADSSTLTVWVDADRAAVLKDAAAAFTKESGVKVKLVQKDFAKIQEEFIAQVPTGKGPDITIAAHDWLGNFVSNGVVQPVELGDTAADYQQVAVTAMSYEGKTYGVPYSIENIALLRNTALAPTAPATFDDMVAAGTAAGTEFPYLVQIGPEADPYHLYPFQTSFGAPVFGTNADGSYNPDDLTVGNAGGEAFATWLAAEGAAGRMSVNLTGDIAKEKFYAGASPFLLTGPWNVPDAQAAGIDVSVDAVPSAGGQPAQPFVGVQGFMVSAKTKNAIAANEFLVNYIGSEDVQTALYEVGGRPPALTAAFEAASSDPITAGFGAVGATAVPMPNIPQMGKVWQFWGVTEAAIISNQGDPVQLWQKMTADIAAAIQ; encoded by the coding sequence ATGATGGTGAAGAAGAATGGCCTGCTCGCCGCCGGCGCGATAGCCGTCGCGGCGTCCCTGGCCCTGGCCGGATGCTCGGCTGGATCCGACTCGAGCGGCGCTGCCTCGGACGCCGATTCCAGCACCTTGACAGTGTGGGTCGACGCCGACCGCGCCGCCGTGCTGAAGGACGCCGCCGCGGCCTTCACCAAGGAATCCGGCGTCAAGGTCAAGCTCGTGCAGAAGGACTTCGCCAAGATCCAGGAAGAGTTCATCGCGCAGGTTCCCACCGGCAAGGGCCCCGACATCACGATCGCCGCCCACGACTGGCTGGGCAACTTCGTGAGCAACGGCGTCGTGCAGCCCGTGGAGCTCGGCGACACCGCGGCCGACTACCAGCAGGTCGCCGTCACCGCCATGAGCTACGAGGGCAAGACCTACGGCGTGCCGTACTCGATCGAGAACATCGCGCTGCTGCGCAACACGGCCCTCGCGCCCACGGCCCCGGCCACCTTCGACGACATGGTCGCCGCCGGCACCGCAGCGGGCACCGAGTTCCCCTACCTCGTGCAAATCGGCCCCGAGGCCGACCCGTACCACCTCTACCCGTTCCAGACCTCCTTCGGCGCCCCGGTCTTCGGCACCAACGCCGACGGCAGCTACAACCCCGATGACCTCACCGTGGGCAACGCCGGTGGCGAGGCCTTCGCCACCTGGCTCGCCGCCGAGGGTGCGGCCGGGCGGATGAGCGTCAACCTCACCGGCGACATCGCCAAGGAGAAGTTCTACGCCGGCGCCTCCCCGTTCCTGCTCACCGGACCGTGGAACGTGCCGGACGCCCAGGCCGCCGGCATCGACGTGTCCGTCGACGCCGTTCCCTCGGCCGGCGGCCAGCCCGCTCAGCCCTTCGTGGGTGTGCAGGGCTTCATGGTCAGCGCCAAGACCAAGAACGCCATCGCCGCCAACGAGTTCCTGGTGAACTACATCGGCAGCGAAGACGTGCAGACCGCGCTCTACGAGGTCGGCGGGCGCCCGCCGGCGCTCACTGCCGCGTTCGAAGCTGCCAGCTCCGACCCGATCACCGCCGGCTTCGGCGCCGTCGGCGCCACGGCCGTGCCGATGCCCAACATCCCGCAAATGGGCAAGGTCTGGCAGTTCTGGGGCGTCACCGAGGCCGCGATCATCAGCAACCAGGGTGACCCCGTGCAGCTGTGGCAGAAGATGACCGCGGACATCGCGGCCGCCATCCAGTAA
- a CDS encoding LacI family DNA-binding transcriptional regulator has protein sequence MVGIDEVARRAGVSTATVSRALSGNGHVSPATRLKVKAAALELGYVVSSNASSLASGRMKNIGVVVPFLNRWFFSSVVEGAQKALLHNGYDLTLYNLTGGGDERRSVFEHFLLRQRVDAVIAISLELTESEVARLHALGKPLVGVGGPISGVRTLTIDDVAVARLATEHLLALGHTRIAHIGGNKDFDLDFHLPTNRRFGYEAALNGAGIGLSAELFQPADFTIRGGYQAAKQLLGSPHDRPTAIFAASDEMAIGSILAARDLGLVVPRDVSVIGIDDHELADFFGLSTIAQFPQGQGAKAVEILMDQLHPGQHDQAALNTPMPFELIVRSSTARPGG, from the coding sequence ATGGTCGGCATCGACGAGGTCGCCCGCCGCGCGGGCGTCTCCACAGCCACGGTTTCGCGCGCCCTGAGCGGCAACGGTCACGTCTCCCCGGCCACCCGGTTGAAGGTCAAGGCCGCCGCGCTCGAGCTGGGGTACGTGGTGTCCTCCAATGCGTCGAGCCTGGCGTCTGGCCGCATGAAGAACATCGGCGTCGTCGTCCCGTTCCTCAACCGCTGGTTCTTCTCCAGCGTGGTCGAGGGAGCCCAGAAGGCCCTGCTGCACAACGGCTACGACCTCACCCTCTACAACCTCACCGGCGGTGGCGACGAACGCCGCAGCGTGTTCGAGCACTTCCTGCTGCGCCAGCGAGTGGATGCCGTCATCGCGATCTCCCTCGAACTCACCGAGAGCGAGGTGGCCCGTCTGCACGCCCTGGGCAAGCCGCTGGTGGGCGTGGGCGGTCCGATCTCCGGGGTGCGCACCCTCACGATCGACGACGTGGCCGTGGCCAGGCTCGCGACCGAGCACCTGCTGGCGCTGGGCCACACCCGCATCGCCCACATCGGTGGGAACAAAGACTTCGACCTCGACTTCCACCTGCCCACGAACCGGCGCTTCGGCTACGAGGCCGCCCTGAACGGCGCGGGGATCGGGCTGTCCGCCGAGCTGTTCCAGCCGGCCGACTTCACCATCCGCGGCGGCTATCAGGCCGCCAAGCAGCTGCTCGGCAGCCCGCACGACCGGCCCACGGCGATCTTCGCGGCCTCCGACGAGATGGCCATCGGCAGCATCCTGGCCGCCCGCGACCTGGGCCTGGTGGTGCCGCGGGACGTCTCGGTGATCGGCATCGACGACCACGAGTTGGCGGACTTCTTCGGCCTGAGCACGATCGCCCAGTTCCCGCAGGGCCAGGGCGCCAAGGCCGTGGAGATCCTGATGGATCAGCTGCACCCTGGCCAGCACGACCAGGCGGCGTTGAACACCCCCATGCCGTTCGAGCTCATCGTGCGTTCGAGCACGGCCCGACCCGGCGGCTGA